In Gavia stellata isolate bGavSte3 chromosome 28, bGavSte3.hap2, whole genome shotgun sequence, a single genomic region encodes these proteins:
- the LOC132319445 gene encoding olfactory receptor 4D1-like has translation MEQENSTTTVKKFFLVGFTESAMLQYILFTTFLVIYSMTWLGNVTIITTVITDQQLHKPLYFLLGNLAFIDLSESSVILPKMLWDLLSEVKTISFSGCITQMFFFHFTGGAVAILLIVMALDRYVALHKPLQYLSIINYNVLLGLVIGAWVGGFVHSIVQVALVIQLPFCGPNFLDNFYCDVPQVIKLACTDIYVVELLMVSNSGLLTVLIFIALIVSYAVILVKIRTHITKGKHKAFSTCAAQVAGVIIHFVPCIFIYARPFQKLVVDKAMSSLYTVITPMLNPMIYTLRNTEMKNAINRLLNNIFFRMRNSQLSFLS, from the coding sequence ATGGAGCAGGAGAACTCTACCACCACTGTGAAAAAATTTTTCCTTGTTGGTTTTACTGAAAGTGCCATGCTGCAGTATATTCTCTTTACAACCTTCCTCGTAATCTACTCAATGACTTGGCTTGGAAATGTCACCATCATCACCACAGTAATCACAGATCAACAGCTCCACAAGCCTTTGTACTTTTTGTTGGGAAATTTAGCCTTCATAGACCTCAGTGAATCCTCAGTGATTCTGCCCAAGATGCTATGGGACCTCTTGTCTGAGGTTAAGACCATTAGTTTTTCGGGGTGCATTAcacagatgtttttcttccatttcacagGAGGTGCTGTGGCCATCCTCCTCATAGTGATGGCTCTGGATCGGTATGTGGCTCTCCATAAACCTTTGCAGTATCTAAGCATTATTAATTACAACGTTCTCCTCGGGCTGGTAATAGGAGCATGGGTAGGGGGGTTTGTTCATTCTATTGTGCAGGTAGCACTGGTCATTCAGTTGCCATTCTGTGGACCAAATTTTCTAGACAATTTCTACTGTGATGTCCCACAGGTAATCAAACTGGCCTGTACAGACATCTATGTGGTTGAGCTACTCATGGTGTCCAATAGTGGCCTGCTTACAGTCCTCATCTTCATTGCCCTGATTGTGTCATATGCTGTCATCCTGGTCAAAATCAGGACACATATCACAAAGGGGaagcacaaagccttttccacttGTGCAGCTCAGGTTGCAGGGGTGATCATCCATTTTGTACCCTGCATCTTCATCTATGCACGTCCGTTCCAAAAGCTTGTGGTGGACAAAGCCATGTCATCTCTTTATACAGTCATCACTCCAATGCTTAATCCCATGATCTACACACTGAGGAACACGGAGATGAAGAATGCCATCAACAGATTACTCAACAACATCTTTTTCAGAATGAGAAATTCACAGCTGTCCTTCCTTTCTTAG